A stretch of Faecalibacterium duncaniae DNA encodes these proteins:
- a CDS encoding MalY/PatB family protein produces the protein MKYDFTSIMDRHGKDATAIDGLGSMPGFTPDLPKEGYDVIPMWVADMNFPTVPTIPEAIIERAKHPAYGYFQPTDEYFDSIIKWHETRNDVKGLTKECIGYENGVLGGVVSALTCYAAPGDAVLLHSPTYIGFTMCIENNGYKIVHSPLVKDENGIWRMDYEDMDAKIKANHIHVAVFCSPHNPCGRVWERWEIEKAMEVYKANDCIVISDEIWSDIILEGHKHIPTQSVSEDARMRTVAVYAPSKTFNLAGLVGSYHIIYNPTIRDRVVAKSSKPHYNDMNVLSMHALIGAYKPEGYEWVDELRQTITGNVDYACDYITKHFEGVTVSKPEGTYMLFVDCTEWCEKHGKTIQELEKACWNVGVAIQDGRMFHGPCSIRMNLALPLSRVKEAFDRLDKHVFNGEWV, from the coding sequence ATGAAGTACGATTTCACCTCCATCATGGACCGCCATGGCAAGGACGCAACCGCCATCGATGGTCTGGGCTCGATGCCCGGCTTCACTCCCGACCTGCCCAAGGAAGGCTATGATGTCATTCCCATGTGGGTGGCAGACATGAACTTTCCCACCGTCCCCACCATCCCCGAAGCCATCATCGAGCGTGCAAAGCACCCGGCCTACGGCTACTTCCAGCCCACCGATGAATACTTTGACTCCATCATTAAGTGGCACGAGACCCGCAACGATGTCAAGGGTCTGACCAAAGAGTGCATCGGCTACGAAAACGGCGTTCTGGGAGGTGTTGTCTCTGCACTGACCTGCTATGCCGCCCCCGGTGATGCCGTGCTGCTGCACAGCCCCACCTACATCGGCTTCACCATGTGCATTGAGAACAACGGCTATAAGATCGTTCACAGCCCACTGGTCAAGGATGAAAACGGCATCTGGCGGATGGACTACGAGGATATGGATGCCAAGATCAAGGCAAACCACATCCACGTTGCTGTGTTCTGCAGCCCCCACAATCCCTGCGGCCGTGTCTGGGAACGCTGGGAGATCGAGAAGGCCATGGAGGTCTACAAGGCCAACGATTGTATCGTGATCTCTGACGAGATCTGGTCCGACATCATTCTGGAAGGCCACAAGCACATTCCCACCCAGTCTGTCAGCGAGGATGCACGGATGCGCACTGTCGCCGTCTATGCTCCCTCCAAGACCTTCAACCTGGCCGGCCTGGTGGGCAGCTATCATATCATCTATAACCCCACCATCCGTGACCGTGTGGTCGCCAAGAGCAGCAAGCCCCACTATAACGATATGAACGTCCTGTCCATGCACGCCCTGATCGGTGCCTACAAGCCCGAGGGTTACGAGTGGGTCGATGAGCTGCGTCAGACCATTACCGGCAATGTGGATTACGCCTGCGATTACATCACAAAGCACTTTGAGGGTGTAACCGTCTCCAAGCCTGAGGGCACTTACATGCTGTTCGTGGACTGCACCGAATGGTGCGAGAAGCACGGCAAGACCATTCAGGAACTGGAAAAGGCCTGCTGGAACGTGGGCGTTGCGATCCAGGATGGCCGGATGTTCCACGGCCCCTGCTCCATCCGCATGAACCTTGCACTGCCCCTGTCCCGCGTGAAGGAAGCCTTCGACCGTCTGGACAAGCACGTGTTCAATGGAGAGTGGGTGTGA
- a CDS encoding RidA family protein has product MAKNQVSTPAAPAAIGPYSQGITATGTAVYVSGQLPIDPATGAFAGDDITSQTRQSLENVKAVLAAADYELSDVVKTTVLLKDIADFGAMNEVYASYFTGVCPARSAFQVAALPKGARVEIEAVAVK; this is encoded by the coding sequence ATGGCAAAGAATCAGGTATCTACCCCCGCAGCACCCGCAGCCATTGGTCCCTACTCTCAGGGCATCACCGCCACCGGCACAGCCGTCTATGTTTCCGGTCAGCTGCCCATTGATCCGGCAACCGGCGCATTTGCAGGCGATGACATCACCAGCCAGACCCGCCAGTCGCTGGAAAATGTCAAGGCAGTCCTCGCTGCAGCAGACTATGAGCTGTCCGATGTGGTCAAGACCACCGTCCTGCTCAAGGACATCGCAGATTTCGGCGCAATGAACGAAGTCTATGCTTCCTATTTTACCGGTGTATGCCCGGCCCGCAGCGCTTTCCAGGTGGCTGCACTACCTAAAGGTGCCCGGGTCGAGATCGAGGCCGTTGCAGTCAAGTAA
- a CDS encoding AhpC/TSA family protein, translating into MAAETAARLTVGEVMPNFIYDTPFATGLTLSDTVQKTPKTALLFLRYYGCTLCQYDIHQLAENYHQITDVGGQVIVVLQSDPTGLAQELQPDTFPFSILCDPKAALYERFGIQPAASMAKMADAGTMLKIAKATASGYKHGAYEGNELQLPACFVVDKERKILYAHYGKSAGNTPDARTLASLLK; encoded by the coding sequence ATGGCTGCTGAAACTGCTGCCCGCCTGACGGTGGGCGAGGTGATGCCCAACTTCATCTATGACACGCCTTTTGCAACTGGTCTGACACTGTCCGACACAGTGCAGAAGACCCCGAAAACAGCTCTGCTCTTCCTACGCTACTACGGCTGCACCCTCTGCCAGTACGACATCCATCAGCTGGCCGAGAACTACCACCAGATCACCGATGTGGGCGGTCAGGTCATCGTTGTCCTGCAATCCGACCCCACCGGGCTGGCGCAGGAGCTGCAGCCCGATACCTTCCCCTTCTCCATCTTGTGTGATCCGAAAGCCGCTCTGTATGAACGCTTTGGCATCCAGCCCGCAGCCTCTATGGCCAAGATGGCTGATGCCGGGACGATGTTGAAGATTGCCAAAGCAACTGCCTCAGGCTACAAGCACGGTGCCTATGAGGGCAACGAGCTGCAGCTGCCCGCCTGCTTTGTGGTGGACAAGGAGCGGAAGATCCTCTACGCACACTACGGTAAGAGTGCCGGAAACACCCCCGATGCCCGCACCCTGGCCAGCCTCCTCAAATGA
- a CDS encoding sugar kinase, translating into MKVVTFGELMVRLQPFNYERFVQANSLEFTFGGGEANVAVSLANYGLDAAFVTKLPAHAIGQAAVNSLRRYGVDTSMITRGGDRVGIYYNEKGASQRGSVCIYDRANSAIQLAQPSDFDWEKIFEGVDWFHFTGITPALGENVVEICREACKAAKAHGVKISCDLNYRGKLWTREQARAAMTDLCQYVDVCISNEEDAKDVFGIEAEATDIYGGKLNAEGYKSVAKQLADKFHFEKVAITLRESHSAFDNGWSAMLYDVASNEYCFSKKYDLHIIDRVGGGDSFGGGLIYSLLTGKSTQEAVEFAVAASALKHSIEGDYNMMTVSEVEKLAGGDGSGRIQR; encoded by the coding sequence ATGAAAGTCGTTACTTTTGGCGAACTGATGGTCCGTCTGCAGCCGTTCAACTATGAGCGCTTTGTCCAGGCTAACAGCCTGGAGTTCACCTTCGGCGGCGGCGAGGCCAACGTTGCTGTTTCTCTGGCCAACTACGGCCTGGACGCAGCTTTCGTCACTAAGCTGCCCGCACACGCCATCGGTCAGGCCGCTGTCAACAGCCTGCGCCGCTACGGCGTTGACACCAGCATGATCACCCGTGGCGGTGACCGCGTTGGTATCTACTACAACGAGAAGGGCGCTTCTCAGCGTGGTTCTGTCTGCATCTACGACCGTGCCAACAGCGCAATCCAGCTGGCACAGCCTTCCGATTTCGATTGGGAGAAGATCTTCGAGGGCGTGGATTGGTTCCACTTCACCGGCATCACCCCGGCTCTGGGCGAGAACGTTGTCGAGATCTGCCGCGAGGCCTGCAAGGCTGCTAAGGCTCACGGCGTGAAGATCAGCTGCGACCTGAACTACCGCGGCAAGCTGTGGACCCGTGAGCAGGCTCGTGCTGCCATGACCGATCTGTGCCAGTACGTTGATGTCTGCATCTCCAACGAGGAGGATGCAAAGGACGTGTTCGGCATCGAGGCCGAGGCTACCGATATCTACGGCGGCAAGCTGAATGCTGAGGGCTACAAGAGCGTTGCCAAGCAGCTGGCTGACAAGTTCCACTTCGAGAAGGTTGCTATCACCCTGCGTGAGAGCCACAGCGCATTCGACAACGGCTGGAGCGCTATGCTGTACGACGTTGCTTCCAACGAGTACTGCTTCTCCAAGAAGTACGACCTGCACATCATCGACCGCGTTGGCGGCGGTGACTCCTTCGGCGGCGGCCTGATCTACAGCCTGCTGACCGGCAAGAGCACTCAGGAAGCTGTTGAGTTCGCTGTTGCTGCTTCTGCTCTGAAGCACTCCATCGAGGGCGACTACAACATGATGACCGTGTCCGAGGTCGAGAAGCTGGCTGGCGGCGACGGTTCCGGCCGTATCCAGCGCTAA
- a CDS encoding APC family permease: MEEKGKKLGLWNIIGLGLGGAIGTGVFVLLGYGVAYTGRSISLVVTIGCFFMLLAYWYNLIMPSMFVLKGGDYSMKAMLFNPFMSGVSAWMILVNGLAMSSYAVALAQYLAIAVPALQNHQTLVAFIAITLFFLSTIKGSRFITILENIITLVLVASLALFIIFGIPKVDFASTFTSADGGFFHGGFTGFVSALAVMGFACQGTTMAPVSMAAVTKNPKRTIPLGIIIITLLLAVIYGAMGIVAGGVLPYAETAGQNISVTARAIFPNALYVFFVVGGGIGAIASSALGGLGMFRYPLLQVANDGWLPSVFKKTDKNGYPYAIYLLFYVISVFPIVTGRSLDAIVSQVMIPAMLINIYMNLACLTLPKKYPEQWAQRSIKMPLWFYNICCVLGAFCAGVVAYNLFKDLTFNDAVFAVVIVVVLCALSILRLKQGAVKAEDLAAKKEEIVRQAIADTTADEAKAA; the protein is encoded by the coding sequence ATGGAAGAAAAAGGCAAAAAACTAGGTCTTTGGAACATTATTGGTCTGGGCCTTGGCGGTGCCATCGGCACCGGTGTCTTCGTGCTGCTGGGCTACGGCGTTGCCTACACCGGCCGCTCCATTTCTCTGGTTGTTACCATCGGCTGCTTCTTCATGCTGCTGGCCTATTGGTATAATCTGATCATGCCTTCTATGTTCGTATTGAAGGGCGGTGATTACAGCATGAAGGCCATGCTGTTTAACCCGTTCATGAGCGGTGTCAGTGCCTGGATGATCCTGGTCAATGGTCTGGCAATGTCCAGCTATGCGGTAGCTCTGGCACAGTATTTGGCTATCGCTGTTCCAGCCCTGCAAAATCATCAGACACTCGTTGCTTTCATTGCAATCACGCTATTTTTCCTTTCCACCATCAAGGGTTCCCGCTTCATCACCATTCTGGAAAACATCATTACTCTGGTTCTGGTAGCTTCTCTTGCACTGTTTATTATTTTCGGCATTCCCAAGGTTGATTTTGCCAGCACCTTTACCAGCGCTGACGGCGGCTTCTTCCACGGCGGTTTCACTGGTTTCGTCTCCGCTTTGGCCGTGATGGGTTTTGCCTGCCAGGGCACTACGATGGCTCCCGTCTCTATGGCCGCTGTCACCAAGAATCCCAAGCGTACCATCCCTCTGGGCATCATCATCATTACCCTGCTGCTGGCCGTGATCTACGGTGCCATGGGCATCGTTGCCGGTGGTGTTCTCCCCTACGCTGAGACTGCTGGCCAGAACATCAGTGTGACCGCACGGGCCATCTTCCCCAATGCACTGTATGTATTCTTCGTGGTCGGCGGCGGCATCGGTGCCATTGCAAGCTCTGCTCTGGGCGGTCTGGGCATGTTCCGTTATCCCCTGCTGCAAGTGGCCAACGATGGTTGGCTGCCTTCCGTCTTTAAGAAAACCGATAAGAACGGCTACCCCTACGCCATTTATCTGCTGTTCTACGTCATTAGTGTCTTCCCCATCGTCACCGGCCGCAGCCTGGATGCCATCGTCTCTCAGGTGATGATTCCTGCCATGCTCATCAACATCTACATGAACCTGGCCTGCCTGACACTGCCCAAGAAATACCCGGAGCAGTGGGCACAGCGCAGCATCAAGATGCCCCTGTGGTTCTACAACATCTGCTGCGTGCTGGGTGCTTTCTGCGCCGGTGTAGTTGCCTACAACCTGTTCAAGGATCTGACCTTCAACGATGCTGTGTTCGCAGTGGTCATCGTGGTCGTTCTGTGCGCACTGAGCATCCTGCGCCTGAAGCAGGGCGCTGTCAAGGCCGAAGATCTGGCCGCCAAGAAAGAGGAGATCGTCCGTCAGGCCATTGCAGATACCACTGCTGACGAGGCAAAAGCCGCCTGA
- a CDS encoding helix-turn-helix transcriptional regulator encodes MTDQELLKCYTDFVPFLAAVCGPGCEIVIHDVTNPEQSIIAIGNGISGRELGDPMTDLARELQEKGTYADTECLLNYKGKTKSGEFLSSTYFIKNEGRLIGMLCVNKELAAAQELNLALRALLDRFNLSAPPEDSPSEDLSSPLESVMHSRIAEIISREGTAPAHMSMQEKIRVVHKLDADGILMMKGAVAEIADQLSVSVPTIYRYLNKPQA; translated from the coding sequence GTGACAGATCAGGAATTGCTGAAGTGCTACACGGATTTCGTTCCGTTTCTGGCGGCTGTGTGCGGACCGGGGTGTGAGATCGTCATCCATGATGTGACCAACCCGGAACAGTCTATTATCGCCATTGGAAACGGGATTTCTGGCCGTGAGCTGGGTGACCCCATGACCGACCTTGCACGGGAATTGCAGGAAAAGGGGACTTACGCTGATACCGAATGCCTGTTGAACTACAAAGGAAAGACCAAGAGCGGGGAATTCCTCTCCTCGACGTACTTCATCAAGAACGAGGGACGGCTCATTGGGATGCTCTGTGTCAACAAGGAACTTGCCGCTGCACAGGAACTGAATCTTGCTCTGCGCGCGCTGTTGGATCGGTTCAATCTCTCGGCCCCGCCGGAAGATTCGCCCTCTGAGGATCTGAGCAGCCCGCTGGAAAGTGTAATGCACTCCCGCATTGCGGAGATCATCAGCAGGGAAGGCACTGCCCCGGCCCACATGTCCATGCAGGAAAAGATCCGCGTAGTACATAAGCTGGATGCAGACGGTATCCTGATGATGAAAGGCGCGGTCGCAGAGATCGCAGACCAGCTTTCGGTTTCAGTTCCTACGATTTATCGTTATCTGAACAAACCGCAGGCCTGA
- a CDS encoding gluconate 5-dehydrogenase: MDLTAFDLKGKVALVTGGAHGIGFSIAEGMAKCGATVCFNCSNEGSLEKGLAAYKAAGIDAHGYVADVTDEAAVNAMIAQIKAEVGPVDILVNNAGLMKRVPMIEMSHTDFLRVIDVHVGGAFNCSKAVLPDMIAKREGKIINICSMMSELGRETVSAYAAAKGALKMLTRNIASEYGEYNIQCNGMGPGYIATAQTAPLREIQPDGSRHPFDTFICAKTPAGRWGTPEDMVGPCVFLASHASDFVNGQILYADGGILAYIGKQPK, encoded by the coding sequence ATGGATCTTACTGCATTTGATCTGAAGGGCAAGGTTGCCCTGGTCACCGGCGGCGCACATGGCATCGGCTTCTCCATTGCCGAGGGCATGGCAAAGTGCGGCGCTACCGTCTGCTTCAACTGCTCCAACGAGGGCAGCCTGGAAAAGGGCCTGGCCGCCTACAAGGCTGCTGGCATCGACGCACACGGCTATGTGGCCGATGTTACCGATGAGGCTGCCGTGAACGCCATGATCGCCCAGATCAAGGCTGAAGTCGGCCCCGTGGACATTCTGGTGAACAATGCCGGTCTGATGAAGCGCGTGCCCATGATCGAGATGAGCCACACCGATTTCCTGCGCGTCATCGATGTGCACGTTGGCGGTGCCTTCAACTGCTCCAAGGCTGTTCTGCCCGATATGATCGCCAAGCGCGAGGGCAAGATCATCAACATCTGCTCCATGATGAGTGAGCTGGGCCGCGAGACTGTCTCCGCCTATGCTGCCGCCAAGGGCGCACTGAAGATGCTGACCCGCAACATCGCCTCCGAGTACGGCGAGTACAACATCCAGTGCAACGGCATGGGCCCTGGCTACATTGCCACCGCTCAGACCGCTCCCCTGCGCGAGATCCAGCCCGATGGCAGCCGCCATCCCTTCGATACCTTCATCTGCGCCAAGACCCCCGCAGGCCGCTGGGGCACCCCCGAGGACATGGTCGGCCCCTGCGTGTTCCTGGCCTCCCATGCTTCCGACTTTGTCAACGGCCAGATCCTGTACGCTGATGGCGGCATCCTGGCTTACATCGGCAAGCAGCCCAAGTAA
- the kduI gene encoding 5-dehydro-4-deoxy-D-glucuronate isomerase, which translates to MDIRYSCNQKDFKRYTTEEMRDEMLITGLYKADEVVAVYSHVDRMVTLGCMPVHETVSIDKGIDIWANFGTHYFLERREIGMFNIGKDSTGIVVADGVKYELGYKDCLYITQGTKEVTFASADPEHPAKFYMVSAPAHCAYETRLIKMADANHRPLGSVETCNKRTINQFIHPDVLKTCQLSMGMTELDPGSNWNTMPSHTHERRMEIYTYFELPEGQVVFHMCGEPTQTRHIVMHNEDAVISPSWSIHSGVGTSNYTFIWAMGGENMEFDDMDNIATTDLR; encoded by the coding sequence ATGGATATCCGTTATTCCTGCAACCAGAAGGATTTCAAGCGCTATACCACCGAGGAAATGCGGGACGAGATGCTCATCACCGGCCTGTACAAGGCAGATGAAGTTGTTGCCGTGTACAGCCATGTGGACCGCATGGTCACGCTGGGCTGTATGCCGGTGCACGAGACCGTGTCCATCGACAAGGGCATCGACATCTGGGCAAACTTCGGCACCCATTATTTCCTGGAGCGCCGCGAGATCGGTATGTTCAACATCGGCAAGGATTCCACCGGTATCGTGGTGGCCGACGGCGTGAAGTACGAGCTGGGCTACAAGGACTGCCTGTACATCACCCAGGGCACCAAGGAAGTGACCTTTGCTTCCGCCGATCCCGAGCATCCTGCCAAGTTCTATATGGTGTCTGCTCCGGCACACTGCGCTTACGAGACCCGCCTGATCAAGATGGCCGATGCAAATCATCGTCCTCTGGGCAGCGTGGAGACCTGCAACAAGCGCACCATCAATCAGTTCATCCACCCGGACGTGCTGAAGACCTGCCAGCTGAGCATGGGCATGACCGAGCTGGACCCCGGTTCCAACTGGAACACGATGCCCAGCCACACCCATGAGCGGCGGATGGAGATCTACACCTACTTTGAATTGCCCGAGGGGCAGGTGGTGTTCCACATGTGCGGTGAGCCTACCCAGACCCGCCATATCGTGATGCACAACGAGGATGCTGTCATCAGCCCCTCCTGGAGCATCCACAGTGGTGTCGGCACCTCGAACTATACGTTTATCTGGGCTATGGGCGGCGAGAACATGGAGTTTGACGACATGGACAACATCGCTACCACCGACCTGCGCTAA